The Acidimicrobiales bacterium region CATTCCCCTTGCCGTCGAGGCTGCGCTGGCGCGGACCGACGCGTCGCGGGGTATCACCGCGGCTGAGGACGCACTCCACTCGGTCAGCTCAGGAGACGCTTCTGGCGGAAGGGCGCAGCTGACCACGGCACAAGCCGACTTCTCCTCGGTCGCCAGGCGGGTAGGTGCCTGGTGGACCGCCGGCGCACGGCTCGTACCGGTCGTCGCCCAGCAGCGGCAGGCGGTCGTCGCGGGTGCCCAAGTCGCCAGGGACGTCGCCCACACGGCCGGCCAACAGTCGGAACACATCAACTTCGGCACCCTCCATTACCACGACGGCGGCCTGGACCTGCAAGCCGTGGCGGCACTGAGTGGCCCCTTGCACCAGGTGGACCAGCAGTTGACGACGGGGGTTGTCCGGTTGCACTCGGTGAGATCCGACTGGCTCGTCGGGCCGCTCGCGTCGCGGCTGCGTCTGTTGACCACCCACGTCGTCGACGCGCAACGAAGCGCGTCGCTCGCGAGCGATGCTGTCGACGCTGCTCCGTCTTTGCTGGGGGGAGAGGGGACCCGGCACTATCTCGTCGCCGTCGCCGACCCGGCGGAGAGTCGCGGGCTCGGTGGGCTGCTGGTCTCGTACGGGCTGGTGACCGCGTCCAACGGCCATCTGAGCGTCGACCAGTTCGCGGACATCAGCAAGCTCAACTCGGCCGTGTCGGCGCACGGCGGTGCGAATATCACCGCGCCGGCCGACTTCGTGGCGCGGTACGGCCAGAACCCCGCGCAGTACGCGCAGAACGTCACCTACTCGCCGGATCTCCCGACTGTCACCCAGGTCATGGGTCAGCTGTACGCCAAGGCCGGTTACGGGCAGCTCGACGGGTT contains the following coding sequences:
- a CDS encoding DUF4012 domain-containing protein, whose protein sequence is MVHVAERGATFRSGRGFEEGAAVGAVAVASGIAGALAGTHATGTPLLDPLYAALLAAAVTVAAGVAGRATVLWLAAVAAAFSRGYEIFAAVAGLLIAFAAALPRRSIRPITAVAAAVSVQVVLRWPHFGFQGASALVGAAAVAPILVHALVRMQRRQRRIVVWGAFGALALAALFCIPLAVEAALARTDASRGITAAEDALHSVSSGDASGGRAQLTTAQADFSSVARRVGAWWTAGARLVPVVAQQRQAVVAGAQVARDVAHTAGQQSEHINFGTLHYHDGGLDLQAVAALSGPLHQVDQQLTTGVVRLHSVRSDWLVGPLASRLRLLTTHVVDAQRSASLASDAVDAAPSLLGGEGTRHYLVAVADPAESRGLGGLLVSYGLVTASNGHLSVDQFADISKLNSAVSAHGGANITAPADFVARYGQNPAQYAQNVTYSPDLPTVTQVMGQLYAKAGYGQLDG